The following proteins come from a genomic window of Proteiniphilum propionicum:
- a CDS encoding sodium:solute symporter family transporter: MIYSTSGGMEAVVWGDVIQGFILVFGALAAFVLMVMGIDGGLREFWHTAIEFRRVFSSDYWDWEWHWCWAHGILLRCGTSSTLSSVCLPVD, translated from the coding sequence TTGATCTACAGTACCAGCGGTGGTATGGAGGCCGTTGTCTGGGGAGACGTCATACAGGGATTTATTCTCGTCTTTGGGGCACTTGCTGCATTTGTTTTGATGGTAATGGGTATTGATGGAGGCCTGAGAGAATTCTGGCACACCGCCATCGAGTTTCGTCGGGTCTTCTCTTCGGATTATTGGGATTGGGAATGGCATTGGTGTTGGGCACATGGAATATTGCTTCGTTGTGGGACCAGTTCAACACTTTCCTCGGTCTGCTTACCAGTGGATTAG
- a CDS encoding FadR/GntR family transcriptional regulator, which produces MERLRIQNNSTTLVDQVEDKLLNYFKEKDLQKGDAIPNEMELTASLGVSRSVVREALSRLKMMGIVETRTRRGMLLSEPSIFGGMKRAVDPRILSEDTLFDILGFRIVLEIGICSEIFRKITPDDIADLEEIVNVGIMYENNEYAPFSEFAFHTKLYKITGNKTISEFQNIIHPVMTFVKDKFQEFLAPINIRLKEEERIVTHMDLLRYLKEGDEDGYRRALEEHFEVYRIFISQRNQYHVALQNG; this is translated from the coding sequence ATGGAAAGACTTAGGATACAAAACAATTCAACCACGCTGGTGGACCAGGTCGAAGACAAGCTTTTGAACTATTTCAAGGAGAAGGATCTGCAAAAGGGAGATGCCATTCCCAATGAAATGGAGTTAACTGCCTCGCTGGGTGTATCGAGGAGTGTGGTCCGTGAGGCGTTAAGCAGGTTGAAGATGATGGGAATAGTTGAGACACGCACACGACGGGGCATGCTGCTTTCTGAACCTTCTATATTTGGCGGAATGAAACGTGCGGTGGATCCGAGAATTTTAAGTGAGGACACCCTCTTTGATATACTTGGATTTAGAATTGTTCTGGAAATAGGCATATGCAGCGAGATATTCCGGAAAATTACACCTGATGATATTGCAGATCTGGAAGAGATTGTGAATGTAGGAATCATGTATGAAAACAACGAATATGCTCCTTTTAGTGAATTTGCTTTTCACACAAAGCTTTATAAAATAACTGGCAATAAAACCATTTCTGAGTTTCAGAATATCATTCACCCGGTGATGACATTCGTGAAAGACAAGTTTCAGGAGTTTCTGGCTCCAATTAATATCCGGTTGAAAGAAGAAGAGCGTATTGTAACCCATATGGATCTGCTGCGGTATTTGAAAGAAGGAGACGAAGACGGGTATAGAAGAGCCCTGGAAGAGCATTTTGAAGTTTACAGAATTTTTATCAGTCAAAGAAATCAATATCACGTTGCTCTGCAAAACGGCTGA
- a CDS encoding sialidase family protein has product MRRNLLIIASILLVLSFLSLDKKKEKNHQYVLWEQGTGEYNNYRIPALVVTNEGTLLAFCEGREAGDTGDINLLLKRSEDNGTTWSNEQVAWDDADNTCGNPCPVVDERTGRIWLFTSWNNGKDKESDIISKTSISPRLPYVCYSDDDGKTWSEPESLEITCRNPSWGWYATGPGIGIQIKNGRYKGRLVIPANHSYDDPKGNLAGGPYGYGAHVIYSDDHGKSWQISESIKPGCNESQVTELSDGTLLMNMRSYNNKQARAISYSTDGGQNWSEIEHDFQLVEPLCQAAVLNFGEVDGQQVHLFLNPAVPHGRDHLMLKVSLDDCRSWSNGKLVYEGPAAYSCITRLADGRVGLFFEAGEKSPYEKMIFISFDWNEIFLPGTVLQGL; this is encoded by the coding sequence ATGAGGAGAAATTTATTAATTATCGCATCTATCCTTTTGGTTTTATCTTTTCTTTCCCTAGATAAAAAAAAGGAGAAAAATCACCAATATGTATTGTGGGAACAGGGAACGGGTGAATATAATAATTACCGGATACCGGCACTGGTTGTCACCAATGAAGGAACATTGCTCGCCTTTTGTGAGGGACGTGAGGCGGGTGATACCGGAGACATAAACTTGTTGCTGAAACGTTCGGAAGATAACGGGACGACATGGAGCAACGAACAGGTTGCCTGGGACGATGCAGACAACACATGCGGAAATCCTTGTCCCGTAGTCGATGAGAGAACCGGGCGAATCTGGTTGTTTACCAGCTGGAATAACGGAAAAGACAAAGAAAGTGACATCATCAGTAAAACATCCATTTCACCACGGTTGCCTTATGTCTGCTATTCTGATGATGATGGAAAAACATGGTCGGAGCCGGAGAGCTTGGAAATAACATGCCGCAATCCTTCATGGGGGTGGTATGCTACCGGCCCTGGAATTGGCATACAAATAAAAAACGGAAGATATAAAGGTCGGCTTGTTATTCCGGCAAATCACAGTTATGACGATCCGAAAGGAAACCTGGCAGGAGGCCCCTATGGTTATGGAGCACATGTAATCTATTCTGACGATCATGGGAAATCATGGCAGATAAGCGAATCCATTAAACCGGGATGTAATGAAAGCCAGGTGACTGAATTATCGGACGGTACTTTATTGATGAATATGCGTTCCTATAACAACAAACAGGCAAGAGCCATCAGTTATAGCACGGATGGTGGGCAAAATTGGTCGGAGATTGAACACGACTTTCAGCTGGTGGAGCCGTTATGCCAGGCGGCCGTATTGAATTTTGGTGAGGTTGACGGACAACAGGTGCACCTGTTTCTTAATCCGGCCGTACCTCACGGAAGAGATCATCTGATGCTCAAAGTCAGCCTCGATGACTGTCGGAGCTGGAGCAACGGTAAACTGGTGTACGAAGGGCCGGCTGCATACTCCTGCATTACCAGGTTGGCGGATGGAAGAGTGGGACTTTTTTTTGAGGCCGGGGAAAAAAGTCCGTATGAAAAAATGATCTTTATCTCTTTTGACTGGAATGAGATTTTTCTTCCGGGAACTGTCTTGCAAGGATTGTGA
- a CDS encoding dihydrodipicolinate synthase family protein, producing the protein MNNYKKLKGLIAAVFTPLDTHGDINYSVIRKYAQHIKDSGISGVFVCGTTGEFTSLTTAERKLILEEWIKRGEGDFQIIAHVGSDNQREAMELARHAAVKGADGIGCIASSFFKPEKVKDLIDFFTPIASSAPQLPFYYYNMPSMTGVNLSVAQFLHEGEKKISNLAGVKFTHNNLMEMGDCIQLDNGAFEVLHGFDETLICGLALGAVASVGSTYNYIPHIYLNILKSMESNDVETARAFQMQSVEMVKIIILYGGGVRGGKAIMNLMGIECGSCRPPFAAFEKEEYDALRENLRGVGLLVK; encoded by the coding sequence ATGAACAATTACAAAAAACTAAAAGGGTTGATCGCCGCAGTTTTCACACCCCTGGATACACATGGTGATATTAATTATTCCGTGATTAGAAAATACGCGCAACATATCAAGGATTCGGGAATATCGGGTGTATTTGTTTGCGGGACTACCGGGGAGTTTACTTCCCTCACCACAGCCGAAAGAAAGTTGATCTTGGAGGAATGGATAAAACGTGGTGAAGGAGACTTTCAAATTATTGCCCATGTGGGCAGCGATAACCAACGCGAGGCAATGGAGCTGGCACGTCATGCTGCAGTGAAAGGCGCAGATGGAATCGGATGTATCGCCTCTTCTTTTTTCAAGCCTGAAAAAGTGAAGGATCTGATCGATTTCTTTACGCCCATTGCTTCTTCCGCTCCACAATTGCCATTCTATTACTACAATATGCCCTCCATGACCGGGGTGAACCTTTCGGTTGCACAATTTCTTCACGAAGGGGAAAAAAAAATTTCCAACCTGGCCGGAGTGAAGTTTACACACAACAACCTGATGGAAATGGGCGACTGTATTCAGCTGGATAACGGGGCATTTGAGGTGTTGCATGGCTTCGACGAGACACTGATTTGCGGATTGGCTCTCGGTGCTGTAGCCAGTGTAGGGAGTACGTATAACTATATACCCCATATCTATCTGAATATTTTGAAATCCATGGAAAGTAACGATGTGGAAACGGCGCGTGCCTTTCAGATGCAGTCGGTAGAAATGGTGAAAATCATAATTCTATATGGAGGTGGCGTGAGAGGTGGAAAGGCCATCATGAATCTGATGGGAATCGAATGTGGGTCATGCCGTCCCCCTTTTGCCGCATTCGAAAAGGAGGAATACGACGCTCTTCGGGAGAATCTCCGGGGCGTTGGTTTATTGGTAAAATAG
- the metG gene encoding methionine--tRNA ligase, whose protein sequence is MSKKFKRTLITSALPYANGPVHIGHLAGVYVPADIYSRYLRLKGEEALFIGGSDEHGIPITIKARKEGVTPQDIVDRYHKLIKKSFEEFGITFDIYSRTTSEIHKKTASDFFQTLYEKGEFEEQESEQYYDEEAGQFLADRYITGTCPHCGNKNAYGDQCEQCGTSLSPNDLINPKSTLSGSVPVMRKTKHWYLPLNKHEAWLRQWILEDHKEWKSNVYGQCKSWLDLGLQPRAVSRDLDWGVPVPVEGAEGKVLYVWFDAPIGYISNTKELLPDEWEKWWKDKETRLVHFIGKDNIVFHCIVFPSMLKAEGTFNLPDNVPANEFLNLEGDKISTSRNWAVWLHEYLEEFPGKQDVLRYVLTANAPETKDNDFTWKDFQARNNNELVAVLGNFVNRALVLTQKYFDNKVPAAGELTQYDRETIEEAQKVRAAVEYNLDNYHFREAQKEAMNLARIGNKYLADSEPWKTAKTDMNRTATILNIALQITANLAIVFEPFLPFSSVKLRSFLNVGNLQWDDLGNFNLLPEKHMLGKSELLFEKIEDVVIEKQIQKLLDTKKANEESEYKAEAVKESVQFNTFEKLDIRVGTVLECEKVPKADKLLRFLLDDGLQKRTILSGIANYYPNPEELVGKQVCFIANLEPRKMRGIVSEGMILSAENFDGALALVSPTKEVLPGSKVL, encoded by the coding sequence ATGTCAAAAAAGTTTAAACGTACTCTTATTACATCAGCCCTGCCATATGCTAATGGCCCGGTACACATCGGCCACTTGGCTGGGGTATATGTACCAGCCGATATCTATTCCCGCTATCTGCGCCTCAAAGGAGAAGAGGCACTTTTTATAGGAGGATCCGATGAACACGGTATTCCAATCACTATAAAAGCCAGGAAGGAGGGAGTTACGCCTCAAGATATAGTGGACCGCTACCATAAACTGATTAAAAAATCGTTTGAAGAGTTCGGTATCACATTCGATATATACTCGCGTACCACATCAGAGATTCACAAAAAGACAGCATCGGACTTTTTCCAGACACTTTATGAAAAAGGAGAATTCGAGGAACAGGAGAGTGAACAATATTATGATGAAGAAGCGGGCCAGTTTCTGGCAGACCGTTATATCACTGGCACCTGTCCCCATTGCGGAAACAAAAATGCCTATGGCGATCAGTGTGAACAGTGCGGCACTTCACTAAGCCCCAACGACCTGATCAACCCGAAATCGACTCTCAGCGGCAGTGTCCCGGTAATGCGTAAAACAAAACACTGGTACCTTCCTCTCAATAAACATGAGGCATGGCTACGACAGTGGATCCTTGAAGATCACAAAGAGTGGAAAAGCAATGTGTATGGACAGTGCAAATCATGGCTCGATCTTGGACTGCAGCCGCGTGCCGTTAGCCGTGATCTCGACTGGGGTGTCCCTGTTCCTGTGGAAGGAGCTGAAGGTAAGGTGCTTTATGTTTGGTTCGATGCACCCATAGGATACATCTCAAACACAAAAGAGCTGTTACCCGATGAATGGGAAAAGTGGTGGAAAGATAAAGAAACCAGATTAGTACATTTCATAGGTAAAGATAATATTGTTTTCCACTGCATTGTTTTTCCGTCTATGCTCAAAGCGGAAGGGACCTTTAACCTGCCTGACAATGTGCCTGCCAACGAATTTCTGAACCTTGAAGGTGATAAAATATCCACATCACGCAACTGGGCAGTATGGCTGCACGAATATCTGGAAGAGTTTCCCGGTAAACAGGATGTGCTTCGCTATGTGCTCACCGCCAACGCTCCCGAGACCAAAGACAACGACTTCACATGGAAAGACTTCCAGGCGCGCAATAACAACGAACTGGTGGCGGTGCTGGGTAACTTTGTGAACCGGGCGCTGGTACTCACCCAGAAGTATTTCGACAACAAGGTTCCTGCTGCCGGGGAGCTTACCCAATATGACCGGGAAACCATTGAAGAGGCGCAGAAAGTGAGAGCGGCTGTAGAGTATAATCTCGATAACTATCACTTTCGGGAAGCACAAAAAGAGGCGATGAACCTGGCACGGATCGGGAACAAGTATCTGGCCGACTCCGAACCTTGGAAAACGGCTAAAACCGATATGAACCGCACAGCTACTATACTTAACATAGCATTGCAGATTACAGCCAATCTGGCAATTGTATTTGAACCATTTTTGCCGTTTTCATCGGTAAAACTCCGTTCTTTTCTTAACGTAGGCAACTTGCAATGGGATGACCTTGGCAACTTCAACCTGCTTCCGGAGAAACATATGTTGGGAAAATCAGAGCTCCTATTCGAAAAAATAGAAGACGTGGTTATTGAAAAACAAATACAGAAACTGCTCGATACGAAAAAGGCAAACGAGGAGAGTGAATACAAGGCGGAAGCTGTAAAAGAGAGCGTGCAGTTCAACACTTTCGAAAAGTTGGATATACGTGTAGGGACGGTGCTGGAATGCGAGAAAGTACCAAAAGCAGATAAGCTACTTCGTTTTCTGCTCGACGATGGGCTGCAAAAACGGACCATTCTCTCCGGAATAGCAAACTACTACCCTAATCCTGAAGAGCTGGTGGGTAAGCAGGTTTGTTTTATTGCCAATCTGGAACCACGTAAAATGAGGGGAATAGTTTCAGAGGGAATGATTCTTTCAGCTGAAAATTTTGATGGAGCACTTGCACTTGTATCACCAACAAAAGAGGTATTGCCAGGTAGTAAAGTATTATAA